DNA from Paraburkholderia largidicola:
CTCGATGGTGCGTGAGAACGTGATCGCGCAACTCAACAATCTCAAGACTCATCCGTCCGTGGCGCTGGCGCTCGCTCAGGGCCGCCTGAACCTGCATGGCTGGGTCTACGACATCGAATCCGGTTCCATCGATGCACTCGACGGCACGACACGTCAGTTCGTGTCACTGTCCGGGCATCCGGATGTCAACGCGACGCGCTAAACAATGCGTCGTACCGTTTTGATTTTCGCCCCGTCGTTCATCCCAGTCTCATTCATCCAAGGAGCAACACCATGACCCAATCGCAAACCACGCCGCACGCACGCGAAGCCCTGACCGAAATCATCATCGACGCCAAGACGCGCAAGAACCTGACGTTCGAAGCGATCAACGAAGGCACGGGCCTGAGCGTCGCGTTCACGACGGCTGCGCTGCTCGGCCAGCATGCACTGCCGGAGAAGGCTGCAAAACTGGTGGCCGAACGTCTCGGGCTCGACGACGACGCGGTCCGTCTGCTGCAGACCATTCCCGTGCGTGGCAGCATTCCCGGAGGCGTGCCGACCGATCCGACCATCTACCGCTTCTACGAAATGGTGCAGGTGTACGGCACGACGTTGAAGGCGCTGGTTCACGAGCAGTTCGGCGACGGCATCATCAGCGCGATCAACTTCAAGCTCGATATCCAGAAAGTGGCCGACCCCGAAGGCGGCGAGCGCGCAATCATCACGCTCAACGGCAAGTACCTGCCGACCAAGCCGTTCTGATCCGCGGAATCTGCACGCACGAATAAAAGCACAGCAACAGACCTTGTAGAAGGAGAGTCGACATGTCTTCGCAACAACAGGAAATACGTCCGCCGCTGCCTCCTTTCACGCTGGAAACGGCCAAAGAGAAAGTGCGCCTCGCGGAAGACGGCTGGAATTCGCGCGATGCGGCAAAGGTCGCGCTGGCCTATTCGCTCGATACGAAGTGGCGCAACCGCGCGGAGTTCGCGAACAACCGTGCGGAGGCGCAGGCTTTCCTCGAGCGCAAATGGCGCAAGGAGTTCGAGTATCGTCTGATCAAGGAGTTGTGGGCGTTCGGCGGCAACCGGATCGCGGTGCGCTACGCGTATGAATGGCGCGACGACGCGGGCAACTGGTTCCGTTCGTACGGCAACGAGAACTGGGAGTTCGGCGAAGACGGTCTGATGCAGCGCCGCTTTGCCTGCATCAACGACTTGCCGATCAAAGAGTCGGAGCGCAAGTTCCATTGGCCCCTGGGCCGTCGTCCCGACGATCACCCCAGCTTGAGCGATCTCGGGCTGTGAGTGCGCAGCGCACGCGTTACGTCTGAAGTGCTCAAGGCGTGACGCGTGTTTTCGTCGTGAGCGGGTTCGCGTGGGTATCCACGAAGAGTTGCGAGACGGTCACGGGGCGCTGGTAGAAATAGCCTTGACCGAACGGGACGCCCAGACTGCGCAGCGCTTCGTGCTGCGATTCCGTTTCGACGCCTTCGGCAACGACCTCCATCCCATAGTGCTTCGAGACGGCGGCAATCGCGCGTATCAGTTCGCGGCCTTGCCGGTCGACTTGTCGCACGAACTGGCCGTCGATTTTCACGTAGTCGAACGGAAAGCGGCCGAGCAGATCGAGGTTGCTGTGTTGCGTGCCGAAATCGTCGATCGCAAATTGAACGCCGTGCGCCTTCAGGCTATTGAAGATCGCCTCGATGCGCGGATGCTTCTGCAAGAGAAAGCGTTCGGTGACTTCGAGCACGAGCGTGATGTCGTCGGGAAGCTTGTCGTTTGCGGCCAGCACGTCCGCGACGAAATCCTTGCGCTCCAGATCCATCGGCGCGACGTTGACGGCGATACGCAATGGGCGAATGTCCGTCTTTTGCACGATGTCGTCGGTCGCGCGTTGCAGCGCAAAGCGCGTGACGCTCGCCAGCAGGCTGCTGCTTTCCACTTCCGTCATGAACGCGCTGGGGCTCACGGGGCCCCATCTCGGATGCGTCCAGCGTATCAGCGCCTCGACGCCCGTCATGCGGCGCGTGGCGATCTCGACCACGGGTTGATACGCGATATGCAATTGCCCATGCCTGAGCGCGCGGCGTACGGCTGAAAGCAGCAACCGGCGCGGCGCAAAGACGATCAGGTATCCAGCGCCGATCAGCAGATTCACGAGAATGGCCGCGGCGCCTGCGAGCAAGCCGTATTTCCAGTGCGTTTGCACGACGAACGTCGGCGCCGCCACCACGACGATCGAGAACGTCCAGCGTGGCGACGCGGCGCGCGTACCGTGCAATGCGGCGGCGCTGTCGGCGGAAATCAACTCGCCACGGTCGTTCAACGCTCGCGCATTCGACACGACGAGCACCACCTGTCCCGCTTCGTAGCGCACGCCATGCGCAAGCGTGTCCGCGAGATAGGTGGACTCGATGATGTAGAGCAGCCCGGTGTTCTTGCCCGTCGGAACATACAGGGGCATCACGGGCGACTGCGGCTGATACGGTGTGCCTTCGATCAGATCGAGCGTGCTGCCGTCAGGCGCGGGCGACAGATAGTCGGAAAGCGGAACGTCGATACGTCCCATTGCTGACGAGCAATACAGCCGCTGGTTCTCGACGAGGTTGACGCTGCGCACGTACTGAACGTAGGTCTCCAGTTCGGAGAGGCGAAGCTCGACGGTCGAGCAGGGCTGTCCAGGCAGTATCGACAGTTCCTGTTGGCGGCGCGACGTGACGTTGTCGAGAATGCGGTCGATGGATTCGACCATGTCGCCGGCGATCAGGCTTTCGCGTTCGCGAATGGCGGCCTGATCTTCGTGACGCGCCCACAACGCAGCGGTGGCGAGCACGCACGCTCCACACAGCACCGCGACGACGAGCGCGAGCATCGGGGTGACGCCGCGCCCCACGACAGCACCTTGGCGGAAAGAGGGAAACCTGTTCACGTCGTGGTCCGATGGCAATGCCGGGTCGCAGGAACGAGGTTGAAATCGTCGGATAAATATAGCATGCGAGCCATTCGCAGACGGCGCGTGGAATTAGCGGCACACATTGTCCATTCGAATCGCATTCCTGATCAATTGACTTGCATGTCATGGGTTGAAATGCATTTCTTTAATGGCTATTTAGCCGGATTATCGATTCAGCAAATAAGGCGAGAATAAACTTATGTCTTTTATGGAAAACCCGTATGCCAGTTTATGCGAAATAAATGCCAATACAAAAATTAGTTCCAAATCGATTTTATTCATCATGCATAGTGGGAATATTCGAGAAATATTTTGTAATGGACGTTGACACGCTGACGTTTGGCCAACTAATCTACCGTCCATCGTAAGCTGACAGTCATTCAAAACGGGCGCATGAAATTATTATCGCGCGCGTGGTCGGCCCTGCGAGTCTGTGCGCGTGGCGTCCGCCGCGCGTCGTTGTCATGCCGTAATTTTTTCTCAAGTTCACGTTTTAAAAGTGTAAATATCAGCGAATTGGGCTGAGGCCTGTTTTCGTCTGTTTATTGCAATTCTTTCATTCGCCTTAAAGCGCGTGGGGGAGACCTTTTTCGCGATTTTTAATAATAAAAAGAGACGCATAACCACACATTTCCAGAGCTGCTTTATCCGATAAGGACGAACCATGCGACCATATTTTCGGTTAAAGGCGCAGTGCCTGTTGCTGGCTGCGACACTGGCGTTGAGTGCATGTGGTGGTGGAGACGATGGCGGTCTGGCTTCGAGCAAGTCCGCCCAGGTGGGCGCGACGGCACCGGCGTCGCAACCCGCGCTCGCGGCGCCGGAGTCGCCGATTGTCGCCGACAAGTCGATCAACAAGACGGTGCCGCCCGTGGAGCTGCCCGACACCGTGAAACCGATCAACTACAAGCTGTGGTTCCGGCCGAACCCGGATCTGAATGCGTTCGACGGCCGCGCCGACGTCGAAATCCAGGTGACGAAGAACATCAACCAGATCGTCATCGCAGGCCATCGCATCAAGTTCGTCAACGGCAAGACGACGCTGCAGCCCGGCAACATCCAGCTGATCGCGACGCCGCAGGACGACGGCGACTTCTATCAGCTCCGGCCCGTCAGCGGCCAGATTCATCCCGGCAACTACTCGCTGCATATGGAGTGGTCGGGCATCATCAACTTCAAGACCTACGACGATCCCGCCACGAAAACGGGCGGCAGTTGCGGCGACGATCCGTATCCGGGCTGCTCCGCGGCGGAGGGCGTGTTCCGCGTCGATCTGAAGTCGACGGACGGCACGACGAGCGGCGCGATCCTCACGCAAGGCGAAACCAACCTCGCACGCCAATGGTTCCCAGGCTGGGACGAACCGGCTTTCCGCATGACGTACGAGGTATCGGCGGAAGTGCCGCAGAACTGGCGCGTCGTCTCGAATGCGGCGGAGCAGCCGTCCGTCAATGTGGATAGCGGCTACAAGCGCGTGTCCTTCGACAAGACACCGCCGATGCCGCAATACCTGCTGTTCTTCGGCGGCGGCATGTTCGATACGCTCGAAGACGACTTCGTCAGCCCGCTGAAGGACGGCAAGAATCTGCATCTGCGGATCTTCACGCCGCCCGGCATGCGCGACTGGGCCGTGCCTGCGATGCAGCAGACCAAGCAGGCGCTCGACTACTACTACCGCTATACGGGCATCCCGCTGCCGCTGACCAAGTTCGACACGATCGCCGCGAACGATGCGTTCAAGGAGCAGAAGGATCTGAACTTCGGCGGGATGGAAAACTGGGGCGCCATTCTCGAATTCGCCGACGACATTCTTCCGCCGCCCGGCACGCCGATGTCCGACTACGGCGTGACGGTGCTGACGCACGAAGCCGCGCATCAGTGGTTCGGCGATCTCGTGACGCTCGACTGGTGGGACGACGTGTGGATGAACGAATCGTTCGCGACGTACTTCGAGAACAAGACGAAGATTCTGTTCTTCCCCGATCGTTTCAGCTGGGTCGACGAGGTGAGGACCAAGTACGCGGTGATGTCGCGCGATCTGCGCAACACGTCGTTCCCCGTGCAGCCGAACTTCAACGACTGGGCATCGAACGACTTCGTGTTGAGCGCCAGCCCGTTCACGTACGACAAGGGCGGCATCGTGCTGAAGATGCTCGAGAACTATCTCGGCGATGGCGTGATGCGCAGGGGCCTGCAGTCGTATCTGGCCGACTACTCGCTCGGCAACTCGACGCCGAAGCGCCTGTGGGACGAACTCGCAAAGGTCAGCGGCGAGCCGATGGTGGCGATCGGCGACAGCTTCGTGCGGCAAACGGGCGTGCCATTGGTATCGCTCGATACGCAGTGCGATCTGACGAGCAATCAGACGGTCGTCACGCTCAAGCAGTCGCCGTATCCGAACCAGAACCTGTATCCGGGCATTCAGTGGACGGTGCCGTTGACGCTCGCTTACGGTGAAGGTTTGGCGCGTCGCAAGACGGTGGCGCTGAAGGACACGCAGATGCAGGTGCGGGTCAACGGTTGCTCGGCTGTCGTCGCGGACCCGAGCGGGCTCGATTACTACGTGACGAACTACGGCGACAACGCGTGGAGCCAGTTGCTCGCGCAGAGCAGCGCGTTGACCGATCCCGTGTTGCTGACCAACCTGCAGATGGAAGCGAAGATGCTCGTGAATTCGGGCCTCGCCGACCCTTCGCGCGCCACGACGATCGGCTCGATCACGCCGCCGGTCAGCGCGATGGCTCGCCGTCAGGTGCTGGTGACGCCGCAGGCAGAAACGGTTCGTCCGACGCTGCGTTATCAGGGCAAGCTGAAGCCGCGTAACAAGACGGAATAAACGTGGTTTCCGGTTGACGGCGCGCGCCTGTCCGCATCATGCGGACGGGCGCGCGTCTGTTTTGCGCCCGACTATCAAGCGTCAGGCGCGCAATTCCGCCGGCTCGAGAAAGTAGGCCTTGTTATCCGCGAGCCGCCCGATCATGAAGTCGATGAACGTCCTCACGCGCAGCGGCTGTTCGGTGCGATGCCGGTAGTAGATGTAGATCGATTCGCGCTGCGTGACGTGCTGCGCGAGCAAGGGCACGAGCCGTTTGCTGCGGATGTGCGAGACGGCCGAGAAGCTGCCCAGCTGGCCGATTGCGAGACCCGCCAGCACCGCGTCCGTCTCTGCGTCGATATCGTTCGCGCACAACGACGCGGCCACGTCGCGATAGACGATTTCATTGCCGATCAGAAATTCCCACGGCGCCTGCTTGCCGGTGTTCGCGCGCCGGTATCCCGTGCAGCGATGCGCGTCGAGTGCATCGACCGTCGAAGGCTGGCCATGTCGCTCGATATACGCCGGCGACGCGCACACGATCAATTGAATCGGCAGCAGCCGCCGCGCAATCGTGCCGCCCGAAGGCGGCGAGCCGCCGCGAAAACCGACGTCGGCGCGATCGCTGACGAGATCGGTGAAGTGATCGTCGAAGCGCACGTCCAGTTGCACATCAGGGTAGAGCGCGGCGAATTCGAGGACGGACGGCCATAGCACCGCGCGGCCCAGCGCCATCGGCGCGCTCACGCGCAGCGGGCCCGCGACTTCGTCTTTCGTACGGCGCGCGTCGTCGATCGCCGACGACAGTGTCGCGAGCGCCGGTTCGACGCTGTGCAGCAGCCGCTGTCCTTCCTCCGTCAGGCTCAGCTTGCGCGTGGTCCGATGAAACAGCCGCACGCCCAGCGACTTTTCCAGCTGCATCACGGCGTGACTGGCCGCCTGAGGCGAGATCCCCTGATCGACGGCCGCCTTGCGCAGGCTCCCGACCGTGGCGGCGCGGACAAAGATCGAAATGGCGCGGACCTCGTTCATCGGCGGTTCCCGATTAGCAAATAAAAGTTGATTATCAGTCTAGCAATTGATGGCTAGTTTGTGCGAATCGGACGTCCTATTCTTCGTTCACTTTCACCACGAACGTAGGAGCAGGAACATGAGCAACGCCACCCAACAACAGTTCAAGCGCGTCTGGTTCATCACGGGCGCTTCGCGCGGTCTGGGCGCGCTGATGGCCGAAGCGGCGCTGGCGGACGGCAATGCCGTCGTCGCGGCGGGCCGCAATGCCGCGGCGATTGTCGAGCGGCTCGGCGAGTCGCCGGCCTTACTGCCTGTCGCGCTCGACGTGACCAGCGAAGCGCAGGCGAAAGCGGCTGTCGAGGCCGCCATCGAGAAGTTCGGCCGAATCGACGTGCTGATCAACAATGCCGGCTTCGGCCTGCTGGCAGCCGTCGAGGAATCGAGCGACGCCGACGTGCGTCGCATGTACGACACCAACGTATTTGGTCTGCTGAATGTGACGCGCGCCGTGCTGCCCGTCATGCGCAAGCAGCGCTCGGGGCATGTGATCAACATGTCGTCGATCGGCGGGTATCGCTCGGGCGCGGGTTTTGGCGTGTATTGCTCGACGAAGTTCGCTGTCGAAGGCATCACGGAAGCGCTGCATGCGGAGTTGAAGCCGCTCGGCATTCACGCAACTGTGGTCGAGCCGGGCTACTTCCGCACGGACTTTCTGGATGGGTCGTCGCTGCTCGTCGGCAAGGACATCATCGACGACTACGATGAGACGTCGGGCAACGTGCGCCGCTTCGCGGTCGGCATGAACCACAATCAGCCTGGCGATCCGCAGAAGCTGGCGACGGCGCTCGTGACGCTCGTCGATGCGCAAACGCCGCCGCTGCGTTTGCCGCTCGGCACCGACACGTTGAAGGCGATCGCGGAGAAGAACGAATACGTGACGACGGAAACGCAAGCGTGGAAGACGTTGGCAGCGTCCACCGATTTTCCCGTCTAAGCCGCTATTGATCGGACGAAAGTGAAAACAACAGCGCCGCTGCGAGAGCAGCGGCGCTGTTGTGCTTCGCGTTGTGGAATGCGCGTTATTTCGGCGGCGGCAGCGAAGGGTCGAGTTTCGCCGAATCGCGAACCAGTTGGTCCGTCGCCGCGGCGGCAACGGGGTTCGAACCCGCGCCGGGTTTCATCGCGCGTTGCTGCTGTTCGGTCGCGGCGCGAACGGCGGACATGTTCGGCGGCGGCAGCGAAGGATCGACCTTCGCCGAATCGCGCACCAACTGGTCGGTTTGCGCGGCGCCCGTTTGATACGCGCCGCGAGACGCGCTGCGCGGGTCCGTGCTGGCCGTCGAAGGCGTCTGCGCCGGCATCGACGTTGGCGGCGGCAACGAAGGATCGAGCTTCGCCGATTCCCGGACGAGTTCATCCGTTTCCGGCGTCGTGCCCTGATTCGCTGCTGCCCGACGGTCGAGGTTTTCGCGTCCGCGTTGCGTGCGGGGTGCTGGTGCCGGCACGACTTTCGGCGCGCCCGCATCCTGCACGTTCACGGATGCGACGGCCGTCGACGGCGCCGGCTTCGCTTGCCCCGCGCTTTGCGTGACGGCAGGGCTGGGCGCAGGCGCCGGCGCAGGTTTCGTCGGTGCAGCTGCAGCAACGGGAGCCGGAGCCGGAGCAGGGACGGGCGCAGGCACCACCGGCTGCGGCGCGACGGCGGCGCTCTGCGTGGTCGCGCGCGGCGTCGACGACGGGCCGATGCTGCCTTCCGTCATATGGCTTTCGTTGACGCGCGTATCGACAGCGGCAGGGCGCACGGGTTCATCCATGCCTGCCCTGGCTTCGGCCGTTGCACGGCGGTCGGCCTGAAGCAGCATCAGGTACGTGGTCAACGCCGCGCCGAGCACGAGCCCGGCGAGAATCATCAAAATCTTTCGGGTGGTCATCATACTTACTGACGGGTCGTTCAATCGTCGCGAGCCGGCCATGATAAACGACGGCCCGCGGCATTAATCAGACAAATGCCAGCAATTGGCACGCCTGACGAGTGGAAACAGGCGAGCAATAACCAGAGAATCGTGCTTCCCCAAAGGGACGATCGTCGCCATGCGCATGGAACGCGGCGAGTCGAAGCTTCTCCGATTATCGAACGCTTCGGTTTAGTTTGCGTGTCGAGGACGCGCGCCAGGAACGGCGCGTCGATTGCACAACTAACGTCTGATCATTCCCAGGGATTCGGTGCGTACAGTCCCTGTTGACGGCGCATGCCATGACGCAGAAACCAGTGCCGGACAGCACTGAGCTTGCGCGGCAAACCCGGCATCCGATTGCCTTCGATGCGGGCTTTTGCGCACGACGTCGCGTACTCGATCGCCTCTTCCTCGGAAGAAAAGTAGCCGAGGATGCCAAAGGCTTTACGCCGTCCGCTCGGGCCGGTGACGAACACGCTGGCCGCGTATCCGCGAGTGCCCACGGACGCAAGTGGGATGATGACGTGGCGCCGGTAATGTACTGCATGCCTGTCCATGATCATCTCCAAGGGTTTTGCCCTAGGTCACATGGTACACGTTGCGAAACTGCAGCGGCAATTCATTGCGCCTGCGAAAAAAAATTCGCCAACGAATGCGTTGGCGTGACGCGCGATGCAGGCAATGGGGCTGCATCGCGCGTGATATCGAGTGTTTTTTTGCCGCTTTTGCCGTGCTATGCGGCGTGAAGCGACTGCTTAAGCGCTGCGCTCCATGGGTTCGCCGAGCACGAATGCGCCACCCTGGAAGCGTTGCGCCGGGTCGTCGTATTCGGCCGTCGGCGACGTAACGGGGAAGCGGTCCGAGAACTGCGTGGAGCTGTCGCGCGGACGGAAGCCGAGGAAATTCGCCTTCGTGTTATCCCACCACTTGATGGGGTTGTCCGACGCGCCATACACGACGGCATGGCCGACACGGTTCGTGAACAGCGAACAGCGCACCAGTTCGATGAAGTCGCGATAGCTCAGGTACGTGACGAGCATGCGCGGATTCTTCGGCTCCTCGAACGACGAGCCGATACGCAGGCACACGGTCTCGATGCCGAAGCGGTCGAAGTAGTAGCGCGACAGCGATTCGCCGAAGCACTTCGTCACGCCGTACAGGCTGTCGGGTCGTTGCGGCGAGTCGGCGTCGAGCACTTCCGTGACGGGATGAAAACCGATCGCATGATTCGAGCTGGCGAACACCACGCGCTTCACGCCATGCCTGCGCGCGGCTTCGTACAGGTTGTAGGTGCCGCGGATGTTCGCTTCGATCAGATCGTCGAACGGCGCGTCGATCGAGATGCCGCCCAGATGCACGATCGCATCGACGCCTTCGACCATGCGCATCACGGCGTCGCGGTCCGCCAGATCGACGACGCTCGCTTCCTCATGCGCCGCCGCGGCGCTCACCGGGACGATGTCGCTCACGCGCACGATGTCGGCCCAGCCGGCCAGCGCGTCGCGCAGCTGGCGGCCCAGATTGCCGCCCGCGCCCGTCAGCAGCAGGCGGCGGAACGGCTTGCGCGACCCAGCAGATGTCTCGTTCATTGCTAATCCTTCGAAATAACCAGAAATAAGGAAAACGTTTTCCAACTATAAAGGCGACGGCGAGTGCGCGTCAATTGCCATATTCATCAAGCCGTGAGAGACCAGCGAACAGCCATCACTGCCAGTGTTTTCTGCGACAATCCGGTTACGGCAAACGAAAACGTTACCTTCCGGATGAAAAAAGTTTCCCCAACGATTCGCGATGTCGCGGGCGACGCGGGTGTGTCGGTCGCGACCGTTTCCAAGTACATCAACGGCGCGCAGCGTTTTTCTCCCGCCGTCGAAGCGCGGCTCAAGGAAGCGATCGAACGGCTCGGCTATCGCTCGAACCCGCTTGCGCGCTCGATGATCACCGGCCGCACGCGCACCATCGGGCTCGCGATCCTCGACATCAGCAATCCGCACTTCACGAACGTCGTCAAGGGCGCGAACCGCGTCGCGCTCCAGCACGACTACACGCTGCTGCTCGTCGACACCGAAGAAAACCAGGCGCGCGAGCGTTCGCTGATCGAGGCGCTGGCGCAACGTGTCGACGGTCTGATCGTCAACTCGCGGATGCCCGACGAAGAATCGCAGTGGATGCTCGAACTCAACAAGCCGCTCGTGCTGCTGCGGCGCAGTCCGGGCCTGCCGATTCCAAGCGTCGGTATCGACAACCGGCTTGCCACGTACATGCTCGCGCGGCATCTGCTGAACCTCGGGCACCGGCATATCGCGTATCTCGGCTTCGGCCAGGCCCGCATCAACGACGAGCGGATTCGCGGCGCGCGCGAGTGTCTCGACGAAGCCGGCCTCACGCTCGACGTGCACGACGCGCATGCGCCTACTGCACAGGCCGGCGAGCAGGCCTGCTCGCGCGTGATGCTCGGGCCGCAGCGGCCGCAGGCGGTGATCTGCTACAACGATCTGATCGCGCTCGGCTTCATGAAAGAGGCGGCGTCGCTCGGTTTCAAGCTGCCGCGCGATGTTTCCGTGACGGGCATCGACAACGTGCCCTATGGCGAGTACGCCGCGCCCGCGCTGACGACCGTCGATATTCAAAGCGAGAAGATGGGCGAACTGGCGATGCAGAAGCTGATCGACGGACTCGCGGGCCACGCCGAGGCCGAGCATTCGATGTTCGAGCCGCGCCTGATCGTGCGCGAGTCGACGGCCGCTTGCGGCTGAAGAAAGACTCGCGCGTCCAGCACTGGCACGCGCGCCGCGCGATACCGCGCGGCATGCCGGATTACGCATCGAGCTTGGCGGGCGTCATGCGCGGCGTCAGCAGGTGCATGACGACGAGCGCGACGAGATAGGCGAGTGCGCCGATCGCGAACAGCACCCAGTAATGGCCCGTGCGTTGCAGCACCTGGCCGATCACTTCGGAGAACAGCACGCCGCCGATCGAGCCCGCCATCCCGCCGATGCCCACCACGGCGCCGAGCGCGCGGCGCGGGAACAGATCGGATGCCGTCGTGAACAGATTCGCCGACCAGCCCTGGTGCGCAGCCGCGGCAAGACCGACGATGCCGACGGCGACCCACAGATTGTCCACCTGCGACACGAACGCGATGGGCAGCACGCAGCATGCGCAGATCAGCATCGCCGTCTTGCGCGCGGCATTTACGCTCCAGCCCTTGCGCAGCAGCGTCGATGAGATCCAGCCGCCGCCGATGCTGCCGACCGTGGTGATCGCGTAGATGACGACGAGCGGCAAGCCGATGTGCTGCATGTCCATGCCGCGCGACTCGTTGAGCCACTTCGGCAGCCAGAACAGGTAGAACCACCAGACGGGATCGGTCAGGAACTTGCCGATCAGGAACGCCCACGTCTCGCGCTTGCGGATCAGCTGGCCCCAGCCCGGAGCGGGCGCATTGACGTTGCGGGCGTCGAGCGCGTCGGCGT
Protein-coding regions in this window:
- a CDS encoding NAD-dependent epimerase/dehydratase family protein, which encodes MNETSAGSRKPFRRLLLTGAGGNLGRQLRDALAGWADIVRVSDIVPVSAAAAHEEASVVDLADRDAVMRMVEGVDAIVHLGGISIDAPFDDLIEANIRGTYNLYEAARRHGVKRVVFASSNHAIGFHPVTEVLDADSPQRPDSLYGVTKCFGESLSRYYFDRFGIETVCLRIGSSFEEPKNPRMLVTYLSYRDFIELVRCSLFTNRVGHAVVYGASDNPIKWWDNTKANFLGFRPRDSSTQFSDRFPVTSPTAEYDDPAQRFQGGAFVLGEPMERSA
- a CDS encoding LacI family DNA-binding transcriptional regulator gives rise to the protein MKKVSPTIRDVAGDAGVSVATVSKYINGAQRFSPAVEARLKEAIERLGYRSNPLARSMITGRTRTIGLAILDISNPHFTNVVKGANRVALQHDYTLLLVDTEENQARERSLIEALAQRVDGLIVNSRMPDEESQWMLELNKPLVLLRRSPGLPIPSVGIDNRLATYMLARHLLNLGHRHIAYLGFGQARINDERIRGARECLDEAGLTLDVHDAHAPTAQAGEQACSRVMLGPQRPQAVICYNDLIALGFMKEAASLGFKLPRDVSVTGIDNVPYGEYAAPALTTVDIQSEKMGELAMQKLIDGLAGHAEAEHSMFEPRLIVRESTAACG
- a CDS encoding DUF1348 family protein, yielding MSSQQQEIRPPLPPFTLETAKEKVRLAEDGWNSRDAAKVALAYSLDTKWRNRAEFANNRAEAQAFLERKWRKEFEYRLIKELWAFGGNRIAVRYAYEWRDDAGNWFRSYGNENWEFGEDGLMQRRFACINDLPIKESERKFHWPLGRRPDDHPSLSDLGL
- the cynS gene encoding cyanase, yielding MTQSQTTPHAREALTEIIIDAKTRKNLTFEAINEGTGLSVAFTTAALLGQHALPEKAAKLVAERLGLDDDAVRLLQTIPVRGSIPGGVPTDPTIYRFYEMVQVYGTTLKALVHEQFGDGIISAINFKLDIQKVADPEGGERAIITLNGKYLPTKPF
- a CDS encoding EAL domain-containing protein; translation: MNRFPSFRQGAVVGRGVTPMLALVVAVLCGACVLATAALWARHEDQAAIRERESLIAGDMVESIDRILDNVTSRRQQELSILPGQPCSTVELRLSELETYVQYVRSVNLVENQRLYCSSAMGRIDVPLSDYLSPAPDGSTLDLIEGTPYQPQSPVMPLYVPTGKNTGLLYIIESTYLADTLAHGVRYEAGQVVLVVSNARALNDRGELISADSAAALHGTRAASPRWTFSIVVVAAPTFVVQTHWKYGLLAGAAAILVNLLIGAGYLIVFAPRRLLLSAVRRALRHGQLHIAYQPVVEIATRRMTGVEALIRWTHPRWGPVSPSAFMTEVESSSLLASVTRFALQRATDDIVQKTDIRPLRIAVNVAPMDLERKDFVADVLAANDKLPDDITLVLEVTERFLLQKHPRIEAIFNSLKAHGVQFAIDDFGTQHSNLDLLGRFPFDYVKIDGQFVRQVDRQGRELIRAIAAVSKHYGMEVVAEGVETESQHEALRSLGVPFGQGYFYQRPVTVSQLFVDTHANPLTTKTRVTP
- a CDS encoding MFS transporter translates to MQSAVVGVVRSASRFRWTVCALLFFATVINYMDRQILGLLAPVLQHEIGWTQVQYGRIVIAFSAFYAIGLLGFGRVVDWLGTRISYAAAMLVWSIAAMLHAAVGSVMGFAMVRALLGIGEGGNFPSAIKTTAEWFPRRERALATGIFNSGANIGAVFAPAIIPPLAVLYGWRAAFIIIGAIGIVWLAVWLVVYRPADRSDQEEAFDDTRDDADALDARNVNAPAPGWGQLIRKRETWAFLIGKFLTDPVWWFYLFWLPKWLNESRGMDMQHIGLPLVVIYAITTVGSIGGGWISSTLLRKGWSVNAARKTAMLICACCVLPIAFVSQVDNLWVAVGIVGLAAAAHQGWSANLFTTASDLFPRRALGAVVGIGGMAGSIGGVLFSEVIGQVLQRTGHYWVLFAIGALAYLVALVVMHLLTPRMTPAKLDA
- a CDS encoding oxidoreductase: MSNATQQQFKRVWFITGASRGLGALMAEAALADGNAVVAAGRNAAAIVERLGESPALLPVALDVTSEAQAKAAVEAAIEKFGRIDVLINNAGFGLLAAVEESSDADVRRMYDTNVFGLLNVTRAVLPVMRKQRSGHVINMSSIGGYRSGAGFGVYCSTKFAVEGITEALHAELKPLGIHATVVEPGYFRTDFLDGSSLLVGKDIIDDYDETSGNVRRFAVGMNHNQPGDPQKLATALVTLVDAQTPPLRLPLGTDTLKAIAEKNEYVTTETQAWKTLAASTDFPV
- a CDS encoding M1 family metallopeptidase, with protein sequence MRPYFRLKAQCLLLAATLALSACGGGDDGGLASSKSAQVGATAPASQPALAAPESPIVADKSINKTVPPVELPDTVKPINYKLWFRPNPDLNAFDGRADVEIQVTKNINQIVIAGHRIKFVNGKTTLQPGNIQLIATPQDDGDFYQLRPVSGQIHPGNYSLHMEWSGIINFKTYDDPATKTGGSCGDDPYPGCSAAEGVFRVDLKSTDGTTSGAILTQGETNLARQWFPGWDEPAFRMTYEVSAEVPQNWRVVSNAAEQPSVNVDSGYKRVSFDKTPPMPQYLLFFGGGMFDTLEDDFVSPLKDGKNLHLRIFTPPGMRDWAVPAMQQTKQALDYYYRYTGIPLPLTKFDTIAANDAFKEQKDLNFGGMENWGAILEFADDILPPPGTPMSDYGVTVLTHEAAHQWFGDLVTLDWWDDVWMNESFATYFENKTKILFFPDRFSWVDEVRTKYAVMSRDLRNTSFPVQPNFNDWASNDFVLSASPFTYDKGGIVLKMLENYLGDGVMRRGLQSYLADYSLGNSTPKRLWDELAKVSGEPMVAIGDSFVRQTGVPLVSLDTQCDLTSNQTVVTLKQSPYPNQNLYPGIQWTVPLTLAYGEGLARRKTVALKDTQMQVRVNGCSAVVADPSGLDYYVTNYGDNAWSQLLAQSSALTDPVLLTNLQMEAKMLVNSGLADPSRATTIGSITPPVSAMARRQVLVTPQAETVRPTLRYQGKLKPRNKTE
- a CDS encoding LysR family transcriptional regulator yields the protein MNEVRAISIFVRAATVGSLRKAAVDQGISPQAASHAVMQLEKSLGVRLFHRTTRKLSLTEEGQRLLHSVEPALATLSSAIDDARRTKDEVAGPLRVSAPMALGRAVLWPSVLEFAALYPDVQLDVRFDDHFTDLVSDRADVGFRGGSPPSGGTIARRLLPIQLIVCASPAYIERHGQPSTVDALDAHRCTGYRRANTGKQAPWEFLIGNEIVYRDVAASLCANDIDAETDAVLAGLAIGQLGSFSAVSHIRSKRLVPLLAQHVTQRESIYIYYRHRTEQPLRVRTFIDFMIGRLADNKAYFLEPAELRA